A region from the Vicia villosa cultivar HV-30 ecotype Madison, WI linkage group LG3, Vvil1.0, whole genome shotgun sequence genome encodes:
- the LOC131655689 gene encoding uncharacterized protein LOC131655689 codes for MGCCISKCKPNKNSQDQFNKHLQDKLVISHQHHQPLPPHSPTTKISLSPLSPPSPTSSISSFTCTTSSNTITSSSSNSLSSLTSKDRSFSNEFLWSCYKENPHIITRINSLSESSPLSFNPIKPKKMINPPPTKQNMPQKRVRSNSPTNLTRQKSFRKEVELLPMRPNRMTGSPSPSRRFTISDNSVSKRMSNTNNSPNVSVAHYSRSVNLSSSIRKEGLKATISSPNPNNSLRRIHSSGLNLRQRETIVKDVVSSHNHNVDSTVMEDVDNPLISLDCFIFL; via the coding sequence ATGGGTTGCTGCATTAGCAAATGCAAACCCAACAaaaactctcaagatcaattcaaCAAACACCTTCAAGACAAACTTGTCATCtctcatcaacatcatcaacccCTACCACCTCATTCTCCAACAACAAAAATCTCACTTTCACCTCTATCACCTCCATCACCTACCTCTTCGATTTCTTCCTTCACATGCACTACTTCTTCCAACACCATCACATCTTCAAGCTCCAATTCATTATCATCTTTAACCTCCAAAGATCGATCCTTCTCCAACGAGTTTCTTTGGTCATGCTACAAGGAGAATCCACACATCATCACTCGCATCAATTCCCTCTCCGAATCTTCCCCTCTTTCCTTCAACCCTATCAAACCTAAAAAGATGATAAACCCTCCACCAACTAAGCAAAACATGCCGCAGAAAAGAGTTCGATCGAATTCACCGACGAATCTTACTCGACAGAAGAGTTTCAGAAAGGAAGTAGAATTATTACCAATGAGGCCTAATAGAATGACAGGTTCACCTTCTCCAAGCCGTAGATTTACCATCTCAGATAACAGTGTTTCGAAGCGAATGAGTAATACGAATAACAGTCCCAATGTTAGTGTTGCTCATTATTCCCGTTCAGTTAATTTGTCTTCTTCGATCAGGAAAGAAGGTCTTAAAGCAACGATCTCTAGTCCGAATCCAAACAACAGTTTGCGACGGATTCATTCGTCTGGTTTGAATTTGAGGCAGAGAGAGACCATTGTTAAGGATGTGGTTTCTAGTCATAATCACAATGTGGATTCAACAGTTATGGAAGATGTTGATAATCCTCTTATCTCATTGGACTGTTTCATCTTTTTGTAG